In Nitrospira sp., a genomic segment contains:
- a CDS encoding transglycosylase SLT domain-containing protein, which produces MAHERCVRNKLDSTFPEDREAGERTALVWALPLAIASALVVGESASAESDMYGYVGANGLFEMTNVPTDQRFRPADPQARRLAHRVSVKEVEDAVERYAWQFQLHPALLLAVIKAESDFNPTVISRAGAVGLMQLIPETAIRHGVHNLYDTGDNIRGGARHLRYLLDRFNGNVRLAVAAYNAGERRVERYRAIPPYQETRDYVRKVMIYYKEFRGDYQATPGKAVLLAMHHKPLQLEPRPLTLAVRHSRLGAGK; this is translated from the coding sequence ATGGCCCATGAACGATGTGTCCGGAACAAGCTGGACTCCACGTTTCCTGAAGATCGCGAAGCCGGAGAGCGGACCGCTCTTGTCTGGGCCCTTCCTCTGGCGATTGCGAGTGCGCTGGTCGTTGGAGAGTCGGCGTCTGCAGAGAGTGACATGTATGGATATGTCGGTGCGAACGGCCTATTTGAAATGACAAATGTTCCCACCGATCAGCGGTTTCGTCCGGCTGATCCCCAGGCGCGCCGATTGGCACATCGGGTATCGGTGAAAGAAGTGGAAGACGCGGTCGAACGATATGCCTGGCAGTTCCAGTTGCACCCCGCCCTGCTGCTAGCCGTAATCAAGGCTGAGTCGGACTTCAATCCCACGGTGATTTCGCGCGCGGGTGCGGTGGGGCTGATGCAATTGATTCCTGAAACGGCGATTCGCCACGGGGTGCACAATCTGTATGATACCGGCGACAACATTCGCGGCGGCGCGCGGCACCTGCGCTATTTGTTGGATCGGTTTAATGGCAACGTACGGCTGGCGGTGGCCGCGTACAATGCGGGTGAACGACGAGTCGAGCGATATCGTGCGATTCCGCCCTATCAAGAAACCCGCGACTATGTGCGAAAGGTGATGATCTATTACAAAGAGTTTCGCGGCGATTATCAAGCCACTCCTGGGAAGGCGGTGTTGCTGGCCATGCACCACAAGCCGTTGCAGTTGGAGCCACGGCCGCTCACTCTGGCGGTGCGCCACTCACGGCTTGGGGCCGGGAAGTAG
- a CDS encoding GGDEF domain-containing response regulator — MIKLLLVEDNAVDAQLTQDLLAEWSLNQFEITHASMLSDGLAKLSRGRFDAVLLDLSLPDTHGLSTVTQVLATSPDVPVVVLSGHDDHPLALQALQHGAQDYLVKGDGGTEFLARSILYAIERKKAQERLTYLAQHDQLTGLINRPLFRDRLIHAMARSKRKDQPLAIMLLDLDRFKGVNDTLGHDVGDQLLKEVAARLLESVREVDTVARMGGDEFTAILEGISGEEDVLVVAKRIVESIGTPFQIGPHRISIGVSIGITLYPADDDNIDELLRHADKAMYAAKQQGGGRFHFHAPAGRSPSSTPASLS; from the coding sequence ATGATCAAACTGCTGCTGGTCGAAGACAACGCGGTCGATGCTCAACTCACGCAAGATCTTCTGGCCGAATGGTCCCTCAATCAGTTCGAGATCACCCATGCCTCCATGCTGTCGGATGGGCTCGCCAAGCTGAGTCGTGGCCGGTTCGACGCTGTCCTTCTTGATCTTTCGCTTCCCGACACCCATGGTCTCAGCACGGTCACCCAGGTGTTGGCCACGAGTCCCGACGTGCCGGTCGTCGTCCTCAGCGGACACGATGACCATCCGTTGGCGCTGCAAGCCCTGCAGCACGGTGCGCAGGATTACCTGGTCAAGGGGGATGGTGGAACGGAGTTTCTTGCGCGTTCGATTCTGTATGCGATCGAACGCAAGAAAGCGCAGGAGCGTCTGACGTATCTGGCACAACACGATCAACTCACTGGATTGATCAACCGCCCCCTGTTTCGTGACCGCCTCATCCACGCGATGGCGCGCAGCAAACGAAAGGATCAACCTCTCGCAATCATGCTGCTCGACCTCGATCGCTTCAAGGGCGTCAATGACACACTCGGCCACGATGTCGGGGATCAGCTGCTGAAAGAGGTCGCGGCGCGATTGCTGGAATCCGTCCGCGAAGTCGATACCGTCGCCCGCATGGGCGGCGATGAGTTCACCGCGATCCTGGAAGGCATTTCAGGCGAAGAGGATGTCCTGGTCGTCGCGAAACGGATCGTGGAATCGATCGGCACTCCGTTTCAGATCGGGCCCCATCGCATCTCGATCGGCGTGAGCATCGGCATCACGCTATACCCGGCCGATGACGACAACATCGACGAACTGCTCAGGCATGCGGATAAGGCCATGTATGCCGCCAAGCAGCAAGGCGGGGGACGGTTTCATTTTCATGCACCAGCCGGGCGCTCACCATCGAGCACACCCGCTTCCCTCTCGTAG
- a CDS encoding right-handed parallel beta-helix repeat-containing protein, with protein MERPYEPGSTGVRNEPIHDPPPNPKGGRTLIVDARDPHAYIRPSAALKEAEETDQIFIRPGVYEDKVFVADRPVLLIGAGRDHVQIYSRRGGPLYLQRVPSGLITGITFRYVGSDQHSAMNLLDSVCTVTQCRATEGVLSGVVIYGPEARATFVDNEVCYNRESGIFVFAGAQPRVAGNQCFGNHHFGLAVRDPGSHPECVRNVCHANMLSGILLFHHAEALLLSNTCRDNQHWGLVMTPDTHPTPSHEELVTANVFLPNPRGSLVVTEQPLADIGR; from the coding sequence ATGGAAAGACCCTACGAACCAGGTTCCACGGGAGTTCGGAACGAGCCCATTCATGACCCGCCTCCCAATCCGAAGGGCGGGCGGACGCTGATCGTCGATGCTCGCGACCCTCACGCATACATTCGGCCGAGCGCGGCGCTGAAGGAGGCCGAAGAGACCGATCAGATTTTCATCCGTCCCGGTGTGTACGAGGACAAAGTGTTCGTGGCCGACCGGCCTGTGCTGCTCATCGGCGCCGGGCGTGACCATGTCCAGATCTACAGCCGCCGCGGAGGACCGTTGTATTTACAGCGAGTCCCCAGCGGACTGATTACGGGGATCACGTTTCGGTACGTGGGGAGCGATCAGCATTCGGCGATGAATCTGCTGGACTCTGTGTGCACGGTGACGCAATGTCGGGCGACCGAAGGCGTGTTGTCGGGCGTCGTGATTTATGGTCCGGAAGCCCGCGCGACGTTTGTCGACAACGAAGTCTGTTACAACCGGGAATCCGGCATCTTTGTCTTTGCCGGTGCTCAGCCGCGCGTGGCAGGCAATCAGTGCTTCGGAAACCATCATTTCGGGCTGGCGGTGCGAGATCCGGGAAGCCATCCGGAATGTGTGCGTAATGTGTGCCATGCCAACATGCTCAGCGGCATCCTCCTATTTCATCACGCAGAGGCGCTGTTGTTGAGCAATACCTGTCGTGACAATCAGCACTGGGGACTCGTCATGACGCCGGATACGCATCCGACGCCTTCGCACGAGGAGTTGGTGACGGCGAATGTATTTTTGCCTAATCCCCGCGGATCGCTCGTGGTGACGGAGCAGCCCCTCGCCGATATCGGGCGGTAG